A window of the Bacillus sp. A301a_S52 genome harbors these coding sequences:
- a CDS encoding ArpU family transcriptional regulator, protein MKAINFQLPQINRKATRQAVEAKLGKLQMALLRLSTSHEPKITSSLELVPIKPSNQFHSSTEEAAIKNVEAEHETLLYAQSLLNIINKLPEMERHILIKEYFDHSYSYNYEIYNDLGISERQYYKLKGRAFYKMAFMLKIEVYANPEKVKA, encoded by the coding sequence ATGAAAGCTATTAATTTTCAGTTACCTCAAATTAATAGAAAAGCAACAAGACAAGCTGTTGAAGCAAAGCTGGGCAAGCTTCAAATGGCGTTATTACGATTATCTACATCCCATGAACCGAAGATAACATCTTCACTGGAATTAGTGCCTATCAAGCCATCGAATCAGTTTCATTCGTCAACGGAAGAGGCAGCCATTAAGAATGTGGAAGCTGAACATGAAACACTTCTATATGCCCAAAGTTTGTTGAACATTATAAACAAGTTGCCAGAGATGGAACGTCACATTCTTATCAAAGAATATTTCGATCACAGCTATTCATACAACTATGAAATCTATAATGACTTAGGGATCTCTGAAAGGCAGTATTATAAGCTCAAAGGGCGAGCCTTTTACAAGATGGCCTTTATGTTAAAGATTGAGGTCTATGCCAATCCAGAGAAGGTGAAAGCATGA
- a CDS encoding helix-turn-helix transcriptional regulator: MKREKLINLRKSKKLTQEKLAEKIGISTVYVRKIENGDVDPGKNTLLKYQKYFNEEASTLFPDIFFSVNDKKLIGNSSA, translated from the coding sequence ATGAAGCGAGAGAAACTTATAAATCTTCGTAAATCAAAAAAGTTAACACAAGAAAAATTGGCTGAAAAGATCGGTATATCAACAGTGTATGTAAGGAAAATTGAAAATGGAGATGTAGATCCTGGAAAAAATACTCTATTAAAATATCAAAAATATTTTAATGAAGAAGCTTCCACTTTATTCCCTGATATTTTTTTTAGTGTTAATGATAAAAAACTTATCGGAAATTCATCTGCTTAA
- a CDS encoding replicative DNA helicase: MSQFNLEAEKLLIGCILHDHTIAKEISIKPEQVSLIHKPIFEAITTIVKQDQPVDAGSLYENLGMTYMAQLDLGDMMNAVPSVEAYKNYESAIHRAWKRDNIRRLAKDFLHDTEDVMKDEQADAFIDQLHALNGFSVEEKDFNLKETLINIFEKAESGQSKMGLLTGFTAYDQLTSGHKKGELIIVGARPSMGKTAFALNIATGHLEHNGYGHLYSLEMGEESFINRMISATGRLNSHKLMNPKARFNEKDWERFSYALGELGKKHLMICDKSTVKVSEIYARTRKLMRQFPDKQHFVIIDYLQLLQPIAKKGNRQEEVSDLSRALKIMARDLNIPVIVLSQLSRGVESRQDKRPMLSDLRESGSIEQDADIVAFLYRDDYYDAQSDNKDLIEIIVAKQREGPVGTAELAFVKEYNLFVNLEGRFTA; encoded by the coding sequence ATGAGTCAGTTTAACCTTGAAGCAGAGAAGTTGCTCATTGGCTGTATCTTACACGATCACACCATTGCGAAAGAGATTAGCATTAAGCCTGAACAGGTGTCACTGATTCATAAGCCGATCTTTGAAGCCATAACCACGATCGTGAAGCAAGATCAGCCAGTGGATGCAGGGAGTCTGTATGAAAATCTTGGCATGACCTACATGGCTCAGCTTGACTTAGGTGATATGATGAATGCGGTCCCTTCAGTGGAAGCTTATAAAAACTATGAATCTGCTATACACCGTGCGTGGAAACGGGACAACATCAGGAGACTGGCAAAAGACTTTTTACACGACACAGAAGATGTCATGAAGGATGAACAAGCTGACGCCTTCATTGATCAACTGCATGCCTTAAACGGATTTTCGGTGGAAGAGAAGGACTTTAACTTGAAAGAAACCCTTATTAACATTTTTGAAAAGGCGGAATCTGGGCAGTCCAAAATGGGCTTACTAACCGGTTTTACAGCGTATGATCAGCTCACCTCAGGACACAAAAAGGGGGAGTTAATCATTGTTGGTGCGCGTCCTTCCATGGGGAAAACAGCCTTCGCTTTAAATATAGCCACAGGTCATTTAGAACATAACGGTTACGGGCACTTATATTCCTTGGAAATGGGGGAGGAATCGTTTATTAATCGCATGATTTCTGCCACAGGACGGCTTAATTCACATAAGCTGATGAACCCGAAAGCCCGATTTAACGAGAAAGATTGGGAACGTTTCTCCTATGCATTAGGGGAGCTTGGGAAGAAGCATCTCATGATCTGTGATAAATCCACGGTGAAAGTCTCGGAGATTTACGCACGAACACGTAAGCTAATGCGCCAGTTTCCTGACAAACAGCACTTCGTCATCATCGATTACTTACAGCTGCTGCAACCTATCGCGAAGAAGGGCAACCGCCAAGAAGAAGTAAGTGACCTGTCCAGAGCATTGAAAATCATGGCTCGGGATCTTAACATTCCCGTGATCGTGTTATCACAGCTTTCAAGAGGGGTGGAATCACGGCAGGATAAGCGCCCAATGCTCTCTGATTTACGCGAATCAGGCAGCATTGAACAAGATGCTGACATCGTCGCCTTTCTTTATCGAGACGACTACTACGATGCCCAAAGTGATAACAAAGACCTGATTGAAATCATTGTGGCAAAACAGCGTGAAGGCCCTGTAGGCACAGCAGAATTAGCCTTCGTAAAAGAATACAATCTCTTTGTTAACCTTGAAGGGAGATTCACAGCATGA
- a CDS encoding tyrosine-type recombinase/integrase, with amino-acid sequence MNFVQPIRDPEKIEKMKEYLRSNNERDFVMFMLGISTGLRISDILNLKKEDLLQSHINLKETKTTKAKRIKVPGYIKHDILPYVKRLDDGDYVIKSRQGGNKPIDRSTAYRILREAAKHVKLTEIGTHTLRKTFGYHFYKKTNNIALLQELFNHSDQHITLRYIGINQDALDEAMDKRIY; translated from the coding sequence ATGAATTTTGTCCAACCGATTAGAGACCCGGAGAAAATTGAAAAGATGAAAGAGTATTTAAGGAGTAACAATGAACGTGACTTTGTGATGTTCATGCTTGGAATATCTACAGGACTAAGGATCTCTGACATATTAAATCTAAAAAAAGAAGACTTACTGCAATCACATATAAACCTTAAGGAAACCAAAACAACAAAAGCGAAACGAATTAAAGTACCAGGTTACATTAAACATGATATTCTTCCCTACGTTAAAAGATTGGATGATGGAGACTATGTCATAAAAAGCCGACAAGGAGGCAATAAACCAATTGATAGATCAACAGCCTATCGCATTCTAAGAGAGGCAGCAAAGCATGTAAAGCTGACGGAAATAGGAACGCACACATTGCGTAAGACATTTGGATACCACTTCTACAAGAAGACCAACAACATTGCGTTGTTACAAGAATTATTTAATCACTCAGATCAACATATCACGTTAAGGTACATTGGCATCAATCAAGATGCCCTTGATGAAGCCATGGATAAACGCATCTATTAA
- a CDS encoding helix-turn-helix transcriptional regulator, translating to MLGKRLIKLRGTKTQQEVSNKLNISRARYSHYENERVEPDTEILKRMADYFNVSVDYLLGRSDSPSSGPDRQSDDENLFFFNEENITPEEMEELKKHLEFLRFKAKQENEKK from the coding sequence GTGCTTGGTAAAAGATTAATTAAATTAAGAGGAACTAAAACACAACAAGAAGTCTCCAACAAATTAAATATCTCACGAGCTCGTTACTCACATTATGAAAATGAACGAGTTGAACCTGACACTGAAATATTAAAAAGAATGGCCGATTATTTTAATGTCTCTGTGGACTACCTTCTCGGTCGATCCGATTCACCTTCATCTGGTCCTGATCGACAGAGCGATGATGAAAATTTATTCTTTTTCAACGAAGAGAACATTACACCTGAGGAAATGGAAGAGCTGAAGAAGCATTTGGAGTTTTTGAGGTTTAAGGCGAAGCAGGAGAATGAAAAGAAATGA
- a CDS encoding Rha family transcriptional regulator, protein MTPDLVYTHEDQVVTDSMTLASTFDKRHDKVLRDIRNLKCSHAFRLANFGESEYKNKQGRLMPMYILTYEGFTMVAMGYTGHKAVEFKELFIREFKRTRSHLESRQNRLEMPNGSGEIQATADMITLRSFEQKHLQNMIKKQIHSLYPYTKDSGRRKHYAALYKELKKAFHVASFRDIRLADYEKAQGFIRLWGVKDCKGCGEDDKAI, encoded by the coding sequence GTGACACCAGATTTAGTTTACACACATGAGGACCAAGTCGTGACGGACTCTATGACACTAGCATCAACCTTTGATAAACGTCATGACAAGGTGCTTCGAGATATCCGAAATTTGAAATGTTCTCACGCGTTTCGACTCGCCAATTTTGGAGAGTCCGAATACAAGAACAAGCAAGGCAGATTAATGCCCATGTATATCTTGACCTATGAAGGGTTCACGATGGTGGCTATGGGTTACACAGGTCATAAAGCAGTTGAATTTAAAGAGCTGTTTATCCGAGAGTTTAAGAGGACACGCTCACATTTGGAGAGTCGTCAAAACAGATTGGAAATGCCCAATGGCTCGGGGGAAATTCAAGCCACAGCAGATATGATCACACTCAGATCCTTTGAACAAAAGCACCTTCAGAACATGATAAAGAAACAGATCCACTCCCTTTATCCTTACACCAAAGATTCAGGTCGAAGGAAACATTATGCTGCTCTTTATAAGGAGTTGAAAAAAGCATTTCACGTAGCCTCATTTCGTGATATTCGATTGGCAGACTATGAAAAAGCGCAGGGGTTTATTCGGTTGTGGGGAGTTAAAGACTGTAAGGGGTGTGGTGAAGATGATAAAGCAATATAG
- a CDS encoding helix-turn-helix transcriptional regulator has translation MKEVTNDLTSVYGQMIRSARKERDLTPDEFAESLHVSRSLTEKWETGDRQVMDAYRRDIAETLDSPELYFQTWKESTGFVSLPYLNGRNIDHHPSAMKHMALREVGEALHHMDHVCWVKPADVRKDQEREDIKRVIYELLDAATTLINLVAVLVRKYDFSMKRVFRDWRLTVKARGWKQ, from the coding sequence GTGAAGGAGGTGACCAACGACTTGACGAGTGTATACGGTCAAATGATACGCAGTGCCAGGAAAGAGCGTGACTTAACCCCTGATGAATTTGCAGAGTCGCTCCATGTCTCTAGATCTTTAACTGAGAAATGGGAGACGGGGGATCGACAGGTGATGGATGCTTATAGACGTGATATCGCAGAAACACTGGATTCACCAGAGCTTTATTTTCAGACTTGGAAGGAAAGCACAGGATTTGTGAGTCTACCATACTTAAACGGCAGAAACATCGATCATCATCCATCAGCGATGAAACACATGGCATTGAGAGAGGTGGGGGAAGCATTACACCATATGGACCATGTATGCTGGGTGAAACCAGCTGACGTGCGCAAGGATCAGGAACGTGAAGACATAAAACGGGTTATTTATGAACTGCTGGACGCTGCTACGACGTTAATTAATTTAGTTGCCGTGTTAGTCCGTAAATATGATTTTTCTATGAAACGTGTTTTCAGAGATTGGCGGCTCACTGTGAAAGCAAGAGGTTGGAAGCAATAG
- a CDS encoding HNH endonuclease yields the protein MPKKVTEKSKGFYHSKAWRRVRRVVLARDRYRCKPCWRRNQLTVANTVHHIKPLDEYPELALTLSNLESICPSCHNREHPEKGKPKSKTSRNINVIEEQPNPEII from the coding sequence ATGCCAAAAAAAGTGACCGAAAAAAGTAAGGGATTTTATCACAGTAAGGCATGGCGTCGTGTGAGAAGGGTAGTATTAGCACGGGATCGGTATCGGTGCAAGCCTTGCTGGCGTCGCAATCAATTAACAGTCGCTAACACTGTTCATCACATCAAGCCACTCGATGAGTATCCAGAGCTAGCGCTCACGTTAAGCAATCTTGAATCCATTTGTCCCAGCTGTCACAACCGCGAACATCCAGAGAAAGGAAAGCCAAAGAGTAAAACGTCTCGTAACATCAACGTCATTGAAGAACAACCGAACCCGGAAATCATCTAG
- a CDS encoding phage portal protein codes for MVAAKWAGASFDFSHWAGRTFWGSHNTTLATNETIFSVVTRFANIMASLPIKLHENYDLINSPSSDVLLYSPNPNLSSFDFIRNMETMRNEKGNAYAVIERDIRGQPARLTPLDAMYVEPMLARETNELWYKVIGEKATYYFHNMDMLHVKHIMGSGSLKGISPIDVLKNTADYDKAVREFSLKEMQGAFNSFVLKYGANVDDGKRKRVVEDFRRFYAENGGVLFQEPGVEIDPIQRKYVAADTFTSERITRSRVANVFNMPVTLLNDTEGQSFSSNEELMRSFVQLTLIPIVRQYEQEFNRKLLTPADRQRGQYFKINVGGLLRGDSKARQAFYHGALRDGWMTRNEVRRWEDLPPKEGPADELWISGDMYPLDMDPRERREKVSERETTKEE; via the coding sequence ATGGTGGCGGCTAAATGGGCTGGCGCTTCGTTTGATTTTAGTCATTGGGCTGGACGTACTTTTTGGGGGAGTCACAACACGACGTTAGCTACAAATGAAACAATTTTTAGTGTGGTCACACGATTTGCTAATATTATGGCTTCATTGCCTATTAAACTGCATGAGAACTATGACCTTATAAACAGTCCATCATCAGACGTGTTATTGTATAGCCCGAATCCTAATCTATCATCGTTTGATTTTATACGGAACATGGAAACGATGCGAAATGAAAAGGGAAATGCGTACGCCGTCATCGAACGGGATATTCGAGGGCAGCCGGCTCGTCTTACACCATTGGATGCGATGTATGTTGAACCGATGCTGGCACGAGAAACGAATGAACTGTGGTATAAGGTCATCGGTGAAAAGGCGACGTATTACTTTCACAATATGGACATGCTGCACGTGAAGCACATTATGGGATCAGGTTCTTTAAAAGGGATTAGCCCCATTGATGTGCTGAAAAATACAGCGGATTACGATAAAGCCGTTCGTGAGTTTAGTTTAAAAGAAATGCAAGGGGCGTTTAATTCCTTTGTTTTAAAGTATGGTGCTAATGTAGATGACGGTAAACGAAAACGTGTGGTAGAAGATTTTCGTCGGTTCTATGCAGAAAATGGTGGTGTCCTCTTTCAAGAACCAGGTGTGGAGATTGATCCCATTCAACGAAAGTACGTAGCAGCTGATACATTCACATCAGAACGGATCACAAGATCACGGGTAGCCAATGTGTTCAACATGCCTGTCACGTTGTTAAATGACACAGAAGGACAAAGTTTTTCCAGTAATGAAGAGTTAATGCGTTCTTTCGTACAACTGACACTCATTCCGATAGTCCGTCAATATGAGCAAGAATTTAACCGAAAATTATTAACACCTGCTGATCGACAAAGAGGGCAATATTTTAAAATTAACGTGGGTGGCTTGCTTAGAGGTGACTCGAAAGCACGCCAAGCCTTTTATCACGGAGCGCTAAGGGATGGTTGGATGACACGAAATGAAGTGAGACGGTGGGAAGACTTGCCGCCGAAAGAAGGACCAGCCGATGAGTTGTGGATCAGTGGGGATATGTATCCGTTAGATATGGACCCACGGGAGCGACGTGAAAAAGTGAGTGAACGTGAGACTACTAAGGAGGAATGA
- a CDS encoding terminase large subunit, with protein MKTTTSTISKFAKWKQDQIDQGFILQEPSETLLATWYAEQVVAGHIVASKKNILSAKRHLNDLKRQGTDGFPWIFIEEKGHRPIRFVEKFCRPSKSGVHEELVKGNLVFQPWQHFTLGSLYGWVHKDTGIRRFREGLIFVARKNGKSGKASGLSAYAASKDNERGADVYVLANSMKQVKKTIYDECKKMIRASPKLRRNFRVTRDAIFYDKTNSTIEPQASDSELLDGLNTHLGIFDEIHEYKDYKLINIIKKSRGSRKQPLILYITTAGYQLDGPLVKYYEDAEQVLEGAIEDERTFYYIAELDDEKEFDQPEKWIKANPNMGVTLDLDTLVVDWEKDKRIPEERTDFITKQFNFFVNSDQMAFLDYNVLKSNNKHLDIADLEGAPCIGGFDLSESDDFTSACLEFPLSTGEVFILSHSWVPKLKILDNHEKLPYEELKRAGHLTIVDDSYINLELVYDWFVKQSKKYQIEKIAYDKAKAFRLVKELNAAGFDTEIVRQGAFTLTPTMRDLKDMFRDRKVIFNEDRLLRWYINNVKLKKNENGSWLPQKINRYRKIDGFAALLNAHTHCMELLVEPTGNGEIGVMSMSDLRG; from the coding sequence ATGAAGACGACGACTTCAACGATTTCTAAATTTGCAAAATGGAAGCAAGATCAGATTGATCAGGGGTTTATTTTACAAGAGCCGTCAGAGACACTTTTAGCAACATGGTACGCTGAGCAAGTCGTTGCCGGTCATATTGTAGCAAGCAAGAAAAATATCTTATCAGCTAAACGGCATTTGAATGATTTAAAACGCCAAGGAACCGATGGCTTCCCATGGATATTCATTGAAGAAAAAGGGCATCGGCCCATTCGGTTTGTTGAAAAATTTTGCCGACCGTCTAAGTCAGGGGTACATGAGGAACTAGTGAAGGGGAACCTTGTTTTTCAACCTTGGCAGCACTTCACCCTTGGGTCGCTATATGGTTGGGTTCATAAAGATACAGGTATTAGGCGCTTTCGAGAGGGCCTTATTTTTGTGGCCAGAAAGAATGGAAAATCGGGAAAAGCATCGGGCTTATCGGCATATGCCGCCTCAAAAGATAATGAACGTGGGGCAGATGTGTATGTGTTGGCGAACTCGATGAAACAAGTGAAAAAAACGATCTATGATGAGTGTAAAAAAATGATTAGAGCGTCACCGAAGCTGCGAAGGAATTTTCGTGTCACGCGGGATGCTATTTTTTATGACAAGACGAATTCGACAATTGAACCTCAAGCGTCAGATAGCGAGCTTTTGGATGGATTAAATACGCATCTTGGTATTTTTGATGAAATACACGAGTACAAAGATTATAAGCTCATTAATATTATTAAAAAGTCTCGTGGGTCCCGGAAGCAACCGTTAATTCTCTATATCACCACTGCGGGTTATCAGCTTGATGGGCCTTTAGTTAAATACTATGAAGACGCTGAACAAGTCTTAGAAGGTGCGATTGAAGATGAACGTACTTTTTATTACATTGCGGAGTTGGATGATGAAAAAGAGTTTGACCAGCCGGAAAAATGGATTAAAGCTAATCCAAATATGGGGGTCACATTAGATTTAGACACACTCGTAGTCGATTGGGAAAAAGATAAACGGATACCGGAAGAACGAACGGATTTTATTACGAAGCAGTTTAATTTCTTCGTCAACAGTGATCAAATGGCGTTCCTTGATTACAACGTGCTGAAAAGCAATAATAAGCATCTCGATATAGCTGATTTGGAAGGGGCGCCGTGTATTGGCGGGTTTGACCTGTCTGAAAGTGATGACTTTACCAGTGCTTGCCTAGAATTTCCCCTTTCTACAGGAGAGGTGTTCATTTTGTCTCACTCGTGGGTGCCTAAGCTAAAAATCTTAGATAACCATGAAAAGCTGCCTTACGAGGAATTAAAAAGAGCTGGTCATTTAACCATTGTGGATGATAGTTATATTAACCTTGAGCTCGTGTATGATTGGTTCGTGAAGCAGTCTAAAAAATATCAGATTGAGAAGATTGCTTATGACAAAGCGAAAGCCTTTAGACTCGTAAAAGAACTGAATGCAGCAGGATTTGACACAGAGATCGTTCGCCAAGGGGCTTTTACTTTAACACCGACGATGCGAGATTTAAAAGATATGTTTAGAGATCGGAAAGTGATCTTTAATGAAGATCGCCTATTGCGCTGGTATATTAACAACGTCAAGCTCAAAAAGAATGAGAATGGTAGCTGGCTACCGCAAAAGATCAATCGTTACCGTAAAATTGATGGCTTTGCAGCGTTATTAAATGCTCATACACATTGTATGGAGCTATTAGTTGAGCCAACAGGAAACGGGGAAATAGGTGTGATGTCGATGAGTGATTTAAGGGGGTGA
- a CDS encoding DUF2513 domain-containing protein — protein sequence MKRDMELVRNILLKLEEKDDFRGSFQYPEAWDDIKVAYHLKIMEQAGLVEQKVNYADDIPIRMFATITWEGQEFLDSIKNKTVWTKLKNKLKEEGGSLPFHILKSLAVKYSEQHFL from the coding sequence ATGAAAAGAGACATGGAATTAGTTAGAAATATACTACTCAAGCTTGAGGAAAAAGACGATTTTAGAGGGAGCTTCCAGTATCCAGAGGCATGGGATGATATTAAAGTAGCATATCATTTAAAAATAATGGAGCAGGCAGGTTTGGTTGAGCAGAAGGTAAATTATGCTGATGATATACCAATTAGAATGTTTGCAACTATAACATGGGAAGGCCAAGAATTTTTAGATTCAATTAAAAACAAAACTGTTTGGACTAAGTTAAAAAACAAGTTAAAAGAAGAAGGAGGGAGTCTACCTTTTCATATACTAAAATCCTTAGCAGTTAAATATTCAGAGCAACATTTTTTATAG
- a CDS encoding phage terminase small subunit P27 family translates to MAVPTAEKIRDYLGESFEESDEELIHLYVETHRFYRKLKKEVNKHDLMYEYTNKAGATNLVKNPLSIELTKTVQTLNNLLKSLGLTPAQRKKVMGSDEDDDFNDF, encoded by the coding sequence ATGGCCGTGCCAACAGCGGAAAAGATAAGAGATTACTTAGGGGAAAGTTTTGAAGAATCGGATGAAGAACTCATTCATTTATATGTTGAAACGCATCGATTTTATCGAAAATTAAAGAAAGAAGTGAATAAACATGACCTGATGTATGAGTATACGAATAAAGCAGGAGCGACAAATCTTGTGAAAAATCCCTTGTCCATCGAACTCACAAAAACGGTTCAGACGTTGAACAATCTTTTAAAATCATTGGGCTTAACCCCTGCTCAGCGAAAGAAAGTTATGGGATCAGATGAAGACGACGACTTCAACGATTTCTAA
- a CDS encoding conserved phage C-terminal domain-containing protein — translation MLHRSYQAFADQFGLSKRQAKQACDFLEEQGLIRREFRNVVTKGQSNANVMFIEPCPKKVSEFTFTHMGTTERTTILHSNVPPSYNGMYDPPTFECKTYTSITTEITKDIIAYLNEKAAKRFKPTSQKTKKLIQARLNEKFELDDFKQVIDNKVASWKNDSKMNAFLRPETLFGTKFESYLNETPNSTQTEDLYAFADELEEEDNDES, via the coding sequence ATGCTGCATCGGTCGTATCAAGCTTTTGCCGACCAGTTTGGTTTATCTAAGCGTCAGGCCAAGCAGGCGTGTGACTTTCTAGAAGAGCAGGGACTGATTAGACGGGAGTTCAGAAATGTGGTGACGAAGGGGCAGTCCAATGCCAATGTCATGTTTATTGAACCTTGCCCTAAAAAAGTTTCTGAGTTCACTTTTACCCACATGGGTACAACTGAAAGGACCACCATCCTACATTCAAATGTACCACCCTCCTACAATGGAATGTATGACCCTCCTACATTTGAATGTAAGACGTATACATCAATTACTACAGAGATTACTAAAGATATTATTGCCTACTTGAACGAGAAAGCAGCTAAGAGATTTAAGCCCACAAGCCAAAAGACAAAGAAGCTCATTCAAGCAAGGCTCAACGAGAAATTTGAGTTAGACGATTTTAAACAGGTGATCGACAACAAAGTCGCATCATGGAAGAACGATAGCAAAATGAATGCGTTTCTCCGTCCAGAAACATTGTTTGGCACGAAGTTTGAATCTTATCTTAACGAAACCCCTAACAGTACGCAGACAGAGGATCTTTATGCCTTTGCAGATGAATTGGAGGAAGAAGACAATGACGAGTCGTGA
- a CDS encoding DNA adenine methylase: MKQYRVLHYPGSKWRLANWIIDHMPDHKTYLEPFFGSGAILFNKPRTKVETVNDIDGEVVNLFKVIREKSEEFTYLINYTPYAREEYDNSYDEANHDVERARRFLTRCWQSIGGKTSDKTGWRSIIDPNGPYPPKDFDNLPRRVIEVAERLKNVQIENQDFEQLLERYRRPEVLIYADPPYLSQTRTNRHYKYEMSEYEHEILLDYLNDHPGPVLLSGYEHHIYNHYLSEWKKETMSSNSEAGAKKKEVLWINPVAAEHIYGLRLC, translated from the coding sequence ATAAAGCAATATAGAGTCTTACATTATCCAGGATCTAAATGGCGTCTAGCCAATTGGATAATTGATCATATGCCTGATCATAAAACGTACTTAGAGCCCTTTTTTGGATCTGGTGCAATATTGTTCAATAAGCCTCGTACTAAAGTAGAAACAGTGAATGATATTGATGGGGAAGTGGTTAATCTTTTTAAAGTCATTCGGGAGAAATCTGAAGAATTCACGTATCTAATTAATTATACGCCTTATGCCAGAGAAGAATATGACAATTCCTATGACGAAGCGAATCATGATGTAGAAAGAGCGAGACGTTTCTTAACTAGGTGTTGGCAATCTATTGGTGGGAAGACAAGTGATAAAACGGGATGGCGAAGTATTATTGACCCGAATGGGCCATATCCCCCTAAAGATTTCGACAACCTGCCGAGAAGAGTGATCGAGGTTGCTGAAAGGCTAAAAAATGTTCAAATTGAAAATCAGGATTTTGAACAGTTATTAGAAAGGTATCGTAGGCCAGAGGTTTTGATTTATGCTGATCCACCTTATCTCAGTCAGACTAGAACGAATAGGCATTACAAGTATGAAATGAGTGAGTATGAACACGAGATTTTGTTGGACTATTTAAATGATCACCCAGGGCCAGTACTGTTATCTGGTTATGAACATCATATTTATAATCATTATTTAAGTGAGTGGAAGAAGGAAACGATGTCTTCAAATAGTGAGGCAGGGGCTAAAAAGAAAGAAGTATTATGGATTAACCCTGTTGCTGCTGAACACATTTATGGTTTAAGACTATGTTAA